The Legionella cincinnatiensis genome includes a region encoding these proteins:
- a CDS encoding DUF4143 domain-containing protein, with product MQEKFLFSKLKSLVPYLAGLAGNLIKYSKISNDLGQEDKLIKAYIEIFELMLIIKIVPAYLKNKAKRQAITMPKIQMIDLHLLGAGQRNVRLGRSGRTIAVNKNIHWSTGERNTCANAVGKNTIGRNGAY from the coding sequence ATGCAAGAGAAATTTTTATTTTCCAAACTGAAATCATTAGTACCTTATCTGGCAGGACTTGCTGGTAATCTAATTAAGTATTCAAAGATTTCGAATGATCTTGGCCAAGAAGACAAACTGATAAAAGCATACATAGAGATTTTTGAATTAATGCTCATCATTAAAATCGTTCCCGCTTACTTAAAAAACAAGGCTAAGCGTCAAGCGATTACCATGCCAAAAATTCAAATGATTGACCTGCACTTGCTTGGCGCTGGGCAGCGTAATGTACGCCTTGGCAGAAGTGGAAGAACCATTGCCGTTAATAAGAATATCCATTGGAGCACTGGTGAAAGAAATACCTGCGCCAACGCAGTTGGAAAAAATACCATTGGCCGCAACGGTGCATACTGA
- a CDS encoding DUF5630 domain-containing protein: MTNNQTVKLLLLKTQLENFVEDTNDVSREDIQSRLNTLKLTELNEFCHQHPTIRKILASSEFDAFWKTQREAIRVKDLPQFRFRNSPRLSDMNITLGYLNYYLSLRHPENKNHYLQRATIFHSYHAFNAYAHECFMQMSSKEKEEAFLNLIRLLPAFEKEAEWLGTPAYLITANLYFKAALHLVKNDKALEASAAFQLVIKYLCLAARIESESQNDIHNAYFSRGLAQSNPFKLSTIKEMLQACIQSAGKYLDQNAIDIAMNSAKLTPGFYNEESHTKEPLSIIQQAILKDAPELIQLALSSEDSLGKAKQLNDSHLLFAVRHGKINSVRYLLSIGLSPQAMDEDQNTSLHLAAITKNRGIYRLLQTASSELITVKNAFQMTPIDILSATNQLSFFSTQEQLQSTLESAVLSEAMEDLDNCLQLGASPDVLLPSGISPLSHMLKTLNIKGIQLLQNAGASLKLEDAKGEMPFFHLLKKDCSFEERKNRHIYFRHLQNLGININHQNNEGETLLIQAVRRDDYDSVLFLLEQPEINTKITDIPGLNAMDYAKKALDSKIAHYFDLIGLNQDSPKAQENISSSKLRNKEPRFFKTSDAAPSTINIEESLRLR, translated from the coding sequence ATGACAAATAATCAAACTGTTAAATTATTATTGCTAAAAACGCAGTTAGAAAATTTTGTTGAAGACACAAATGATGTGAGTCGAGAAGATATCCAATCTCGCTTAAACACATTAAAACTCACTGAGTTAAATGAGTTTTGTCACCAACATCCAACGATTCGAAAAATATTAGCTTCATCCGAGTTTGATGCATTTTGGAAAACGCAACGCGAAGCCATTCGTGTAAAAGATCTTCCCCAATTTCGTTTTAGAAACTCACCACGATTAAGTGATATGAATATCACCCTAGGTTATCTGAATTATTACTTATCATTAAGGCATCCTGAAAATAAGAACCATTATTTACAGCGCGCAACTATTTTTCATTCGTATCATGCATTCAATGCGTATGCACATGAGTGTTTCATGCAAATGTCTTCTAAAGAAAAGGAGGAGGCATTTTTAAATTTGATTCGTTTATTACCTGCCTTTGAGAAAGAAGCTGAGTGGCTTGGCACCCCCGCATACCTGATTACGGCTAACTTATATTTTAAAGCTGCTCTTCATTTAGTCAAAAATGATAAAGCACTTGAAGCTTCGGCAGCTTTCCAACTCGTCATTAAATATTTGTGCCTTGCCGCTCGAATAGAATCAGAATCCCAAAATGACATACATAATGCTTATTTTTCACGGGGATTAGCGCAAAGTAACCCATTTAAATTATCTACGATTAAGGAAATGCTTCAAGCTTGTATTCAAAGTGCTGGAAAATACTTAGATCAAAATGCGATTGATATTGCAATGAATTCTGCTAAGTTAACCCCTGGATTTTATAACGAAGAGTCACATACAAAAGAACCCCTTTCTATTATCCAACAGGCAATTTTAAAAGATGCCCCTGAATTAATCCAACTCGCTTTGAGCTCAGAAGACAGCCTAGGAAAGGCGAAACAGTTAAATGACTCGCATCTCCTTTTTGCCGTACGACATGGTAAAATTAATAGTGTCCGTTATTTATTGTCCATAGGCTTAAGTCCTCAAGCAATGGATGAAGATCAAAACACATCTTTACATCTTGCTGCGATTACAAAAAACAGAGGTATTTATCGCTTACTGCAAACCGCTTCCTCAGAGCTCATCACAGTAAAAAATGCATTTCAAATGACTCCAATTGATATCCTTAGTGCAACAAATCAATTATCATTCTTTTCAACTCAAGAACAACTTCAATCAACATTGGAATCTGCTGTTTTATCTGAGGCCATGGAAGATTTAGACAATTGTTTGCAACTCGGAGCATCACCTGATGTACTTTTACCCTCTGGTATTTCACCACTTTCTCATATGCTGAAAACGTTAAATATTAAAGGGATTCAATTATTACAAAACGCGGGTGCATCTCTGAAGCTAGAGGATGCGAAAGGAGAAATGCCTTTTTTTCATCTCCTTAAAAAAGACTGTTCTTTTGAGGAAAGAAAAAATCGTCATATCTATTTTCGGCATTTACAGAATCTCGGGATTAATATTAATCACCAAAATAATGAAGGTGAAACATTGCTAATCCAAGCAGTTCGTCGTGATGATTATGATAGTGTTTTATTTTTATTAGAGCAGCCAGAAATTAATACTAAAATAACTGACATACCTGGTCTAAATGCCATGGATTACGCCAAAAAAGCTTTAGATTCGAAAATTGCGCATTATTTTGATTTGATAGGGCTTAATCAAGACTCCCCAAAAGCCCAAGAAAATATATCATCCTCTAAATTAAGGAATAAAGAACCACGCTTTTTTAAAACGTCAGATGCTGCTCCTTCCACTATAAATATAGAGGAATCTCTACGTCTAAGATGA
- the kdsA gene encoding 3-deoxy-8-phosphooctulonate synthase → MKLCGFEVGLSNPLFLIAGPCVIESEELALETAGYLKEICSELQIPFIYKSSFDKANRSSISSYRGPGFEKGLSILEKVKKQVNVPVLTDVHEDTPLLEVSSVVDVLQTPAFLCRQTNFIQKVAAMNKPVNIKKGQFLAPWEMKHVIAKAKATGNDQIMACERGVSFGYNNLVSDMRSLAIMRETGCPVVYDATHSVQLPGGNNGASGGQREFIPILARAAVAAGIAGLFMETHPDPDKALSDGPNSWPLAKMKPLLESLKALDVVYKNYGEIEPLV, encoded by the coding sequence ATGAAACTATGTGGATTTGAAGTGGGTTTGAGTAACCCTTTATTTCTGATTGCTGGTCCCTGTGTTATTGAAAGTGAGGAATTAGCGTTAGAAACTGCAGGTTATTTAAAAGAAATATGTAGTGAGTTACAAATTCCTTTTATTTATAAATCCTCATTTGATAAAGCAAATCGTTCTTCTATATCCAGCTATAGAGGTCCTGGCTTTGAAAAGGGATTGTCTATTTTGGAAAAAGTAAAAAAGCAAGTTAATGTTCCTGTTTTAACAGATGTTCATGAAGATACCCCTTTGCTGGAGGTATCTAGTGTGGTTGATGTATTACAGACCCCCGCTTTTTTATGCAGACAAACTAATTTTATTCAAAAAGTAGCAGCCATGAATAAGCCTGTTAATATCAAAAAAGGTCAATTTCTCGCCCCTTGGGAAATGAAACATGTGATTGCTAAAGCAAAAGCCACAGGAAATGACCAGATTATGGCCTGTGAGCGGGGTGTAAGTTTTGGTTATAACAATTTGGTATCCGATATGCGCTCTTTAGCCATAATGCGTGAAACGGGTTGTCCTGTTGTTTATGATGCAACTCATTCAGTGCAATTGCCAGGTGGCAATAATGGAGCCTCTGGCGGACAACGAGAGTTTATTCCTATTCTTGCTCGTGCTGCGGTAGCTGCTGGAATTGCAGGCTTGTTTATGGAAACGCATCCTGATCCGGACAAGGCATTAAGCGATGGCCCAAATAGTTGGCCTTTGGCTAAAATGAAACCATTATTAGAGTCACTAAAAGCGTTGGATGTTGTCTATAAAAATTATGGAGAGATTGAACCTTTGGTTTAA
- a CDS encoding CTP synthase has protein sequence MTNFIFITGGVVSSLGKGIAAASLAAVLEARGLKVTLIKLDPYINVDPGTMSPFQHGEVFVTHDGAETDLDLGHYERFVNTTMTKRNNFTSGKIYETVIKKERRGDYLGGTVQVIPHITNEIKRCIKLGADDFDVAMVEIGGTVGDIESLPFLEAIRQMRIELGSQRTLFIHLTLVPYIATSGETKTKPTQHSVKELRSIGIQPDILICRSEKILPMADRAKIALFTNVEKEGVIPLEDAPSIYQIPRILSEHGLDDIVVKKLGLDAKPADLSEWDRVVAMQAIQTMTVKIAMVGKYIELNDAYKSINEALLHAGIHTQTKVEIVYLDAELIEKHGASLLESADAILVPGGFGERGIEGKIKAIRYARENKVPFLGICLGMQTAVIEFSRNVIGLKEANSTEFNKDTPYPVLGLISEWMEADGSKQLRNENVDLGGTMRLGAQLCQLEEGTLARKVYGKPQVIERHRHRYEVNNKYVESLVEHGLIISGRSADNSLVEMVELADHPWFLACQFHPEFTSTPRASHPLFKQFVLAAREKHQGKNKE, from the coding sequence ATGACAAATTTTATTTTTATTACAGGTGGAGTAGTATCTTCCTTGGGAAAAGGTATTGCGGCTGCGTCACTCGCTGCTGTTCTTGAGGCACGTGGTCTTAAAGTGACACTGATTAAGCTTGATCCTTACATTAATGTTGATCCAGGAACGATGAGTCCGTTTCAGCATGGTGAAGTTTTTGTGACCCATGACGGCGCAGAAACAGATTTAGACCTAGGACATTATGAACGTTTTGTGAATACAACCATGACAAAACGTAATAATTTTACTTCAGGGAAGATTTACGAAACGGTTATTAAAAAAGAAAGGCGGGGGGACTATTTAGGGGGTACAGTTCAAGTAATTCCTCATATTACCAATGAAATAAAACGATGTATCAAATTAGGTGCTGATGATTTTGATGTAGCTATGGTAGAAATTGGTGGAACTGTGGGGGATATAGAATCACTCCCTTTTCTTGAGGCTATTCGTCAAATGCGTATTGAATTAGGTTCACAACGAACTTTATTTATACATCTCACTTTAGTCCCTTATATTGCTACTTCAGGTGAGACAAAAACAAAGCCTACACAACATTCGGTGAAAGAATTACGTTCTATAGGGATTCAACCTGATATTTTGATTTGTCGATCTGAAAAAATATTACCTATGGCGGATCGCGCTAAAATTGCATTATTTACTAATGTTGAGAAAGAAGGAGTTATTCCTCTTGAAGACGCTCCAAGTATTTATCAAATTCCAAGAATATTATCCGAGCATGGCTTAGATGATATTGTGGTTAAAAAATTGGGACTTGATGCAAAACCAGCTGATTTAAGCGAATGGGATCGTGTTGTTGCAATGCAGGCTATTCAAACCATGACTGTAAAAATTGCCATGGTTGGTAAATACATCGAATTAAACGATGCGTATAAATCAATTAATGAAGCATTACTGCATGCTGGAATTCATACTCAAACAAAAGTTGAAATTGTTTATTTGGATGCTGAGCTTATCGAAAAACATGGTGCATCGCTTTTAGAAAGTGCCGATGCTATTCTTGTTCCAGGTGGGTTTGGTGAGCGAGGTATAGAAGGAAAAATTAAAGCAATTCGGTATGCTCGTGAAAATAAAGTCCCATTTTTAGGAATTTGTTTAGGAATGCAAACCGCCGTAATTGAATTTTCTAGGAATGTCATTGGCTTAAAAGAGGCCAATTCTACGGAATTTAATAAAGATACTCCATATCCGGTACTTGGGTTAATTAGTGAATGGATGGAGGCAGATGGTTCAAAGCAGCTTCGTAATGAGAATGTTGATTTAGGTGGCACAATGCGTTTGGGAGCGCAATTATGCCAATTGGAAGAGGGTACTTTGGCACGTAAGGTATATGGGAAACCACAAGTTATAGAGCGTCATCGCCATCGTTATGAAGTTAATAACAAGTATGTTGAAAGTTTAGTGGAGCATGGCCTGATTATCTCCGGCCGATCCGCGGATAATTCTTTAGTTGAAATGGTAGAGTTAGCCGATCATCCGTGGTTTTTGGCATGCCAATTCCATCCTGAATTTACCTCAACTCCGAGAGCAAGTCATCCATTATTTAAACAGTTTGTACTTGCTGCTCGAGAGAAACATCAAGGAAAAAATAAAGAATGA
- a CDS encoding bifunctional 3,4-dihydroxy-2-butanone-4-phosphate synthase/GTP cyclohydrolase II codes for MKHSLVTIEHAVETLKAGKMIILMDDEERENEGDLVVAAEYATPEVINFMSRQGCGLICLSMADELIDKLQLPMMAQNNKSPYGTAFTVSIEAAKGVSTGISAKDRAQTIKIAINPESGPADVISPGHIFPLRAKKKGVLERPGQTEGSVDLARLAGLTPAAVICEIINEDGTMSRRDELIAFSKKHDIPLVTIKDLIEYRVRHEVLVNAAASTRIPLQNKGDFKMTVFANELDQAEHFALVKPSLFANRVPLVRIHSECITGDIFGSCKCDCGKQLEQSLSMIAEEGGVLIYLRQEGRGIGLANKLKAYALQEQGLDTVDANHQLGLPVDSRDYAIAYQVLKYFGIEAIRLLTNNPSKIAAVDRYGIKVTERVPLEIEPTKESHRYLKTKKERMGHLLAIN; via the coding sequence ATGAAGCATTCATTAGTTACAATAGAACATGCAGTGGAAACACTCAAAGCCGGTAAAATGATTATTTTAATGGATGATGAAGAGAGGGAAAATGAAGGAGATTTGGTTGTAGCTGCAGAATATGCAACTCCCGAGGTAATTAATTTTATGTCTCGACAAGGTTGTGGTTTGATCTGCTTGTCTATGGCTGATGAGCTCATTGATAAATTACAATTACCGATGATGGCACAAAATAATAAATCGCCTTATGGGACGGCATTCACTGTATCAATTGAAGCAGCAAAAGGTGTATCAACAGGTATTTCCGCCAAAGATAGGGCTCAAACGATTAAGATAGCAATTAATCCTGAAAGTGGCCCAGCCGATGTTATCTCTCCAGGACATATTTTTCCTTTACGGGCCAAGAAAAAAGGTGTATTAGAAAGACCGGGCCAAACAGAGGGTAGCGTTGATTTAGCCAGGTTAGCAGGTTTGACCCCTGCCGCCGTGATTTGTGAAATTATTAATGAAGATGGTACCATGAGTCGCCGTGATGAATTAATTGCGTTTTCTAAAAAGCATGATATTCCACTGGTTACCATCAAGGATCTGATTGAATATAGAGTTCGTCATGAAGTGTTAGTCAATGCTGCGGCATCCACACGCATTCCTTTGCAGAATAAGGGTGATTTTAAGATGACCGTATTTGCAAATGAGCTGGATCAAGCAGAACATTTTGCTTTGGTTAAACCGTCTTTATTTGCGAATCGAGTTCCTTTGGTACGTATTCACTCAGAATGCATTACTGGAGATATTTTTGGTTCCTGTAAATGTGATTGTGGTAAACAACTTGAGCAATCACTTTCTATGATTGCGGAAGAAGGAGGAGTATTAATTTATTTACGCCAGGAAGGTCGAGGAATTGGTTTAGCAAATAAATTAAAAGCTTATGCCTTGCAAGAGCAAGGCTTAGATACAGTTGATGCAAATCACCAACTGGGTCTACCCGTTGACAGTAGAGATTATGCTATTGCTTATCAAGTGCTTAAATATTTTGGTATTGAAGCAATAAGATTATTAACTAATAACCCATCAAAAATTGCTGCTGTTGACCGTTATGGAATAAAGGTAACTGAGAGAGTGCCTTTAGAGATAGAGCCTACTAAGGAAAGTCACAGATATTTAAAAACTAAAAAAGAGAGAATGGGACATTTGTTGGCAATTAATTAG
- the ribD gene encoding bifunctional diaminohydroxyphosphoribosylaminopyrimidine deaminase/5-amino-6-(5-phosphoribosylamino)uracil reductase RibD yields MHKKFLLAALAQARLGQGHCAPNPCVGAVAVQNGTIIAQACHRGAGTPHAEQLLLTQIPPKTPGVCLYISLEPCNHWGRTPPCVDAIINHGVEEVVFAYLDPNPIVAQNNSSEKLRSRGIKVTHYPIEEITEFYKSYTYWTLTQKPRITVKIAQTLNGKIGQAEGERVILSNTLCEQFTHQMRAAADVILTTARTVQLDNPRMNVRLDNEEQKKTIAIIDRQLGLNQEARVFSTAAHCHVFHCNEQKIFYPNSTFHRMPEKNGVMDLDAVIKHLGALGYHDVWVEAGGALFSALHREGLVHRTYLYIVPTSLEHSAISAYQQSGVFSRAHTVSWHAMEDNMIACLDWREDETNEVAL; encoded by the coding sequence ATGCACAAAAAGTTTTTGCTCGCAGCACTCGCACAAGCCCGTCTTGGACAAGGCCATTGCGCCCCGAATCCCTGTGTTGGTGCTGTTGCTGTGCAAAATGGAACTATTATAGCACAAGCATGTCATCGAGGTGCAGGGACTCCACATGCAGAACAATTATTGTTAACACAAATTCCTCCTAAAACACCAGGAGTTTGTTTGTATATTTCTCTCGAGCCATGTAATCATTGGGGGAGAACCCCCCCTTGTGTGGATGCAATTATTAATCATGGTGTTGAAGAGGTTGTTTTTGCATATTTAGATCCTAATCCGATTGTTGCGCAAAATAACTCTTCAGAAAAGTTGCGTTCACGAGGAATTAAGGTGACGCATTACCCCATAGAAGAAATTACTGAGTTTTATAAAAGTTATACTTATTGGACCTTAACCCAAAAACCTAGGATCACTGTTAAAATAGCACAAACATTAAATGGTAAAATTGGTCAAGCTGAAGGAGAACGTGTTATCCTATCGAATACTTTATGTGAACAATTTACTCACCAAATGAGAGCGGCTGCTGATGTAATTCTTACTACAGCTAGAACAGTGCAGTTGGATAATCCTAGAATGAATGTTCGCTTGGACAATGAAGAACAGAAAAAAACGATAGCAATTATTGACAGACAATTAGGTCTTAATCAAGAGGCTAGAGTTTTTTCAACAGCGGCGCATTGCCATGTTTTTCATTGTAATGAGCAGAAAATTTTTTATCCCAATAGTACCTTTCATCGAATGCCTGAAAAAAATGGTGTGATGGATTTAGATGCGGTAATAAAGCATTTAGGGGCATTGGGATATCATGATGTTTGGGTGGAAGCAGGTGGTGCTCTTTTTAGTGCATTACATCGGGAAGGATTAGTTCATCGAACTTATTTATATATTGTTCCCACTAGTTTGGAGCACAGTGCAATTTCAGCGTACCAACAAAGTGGGGTATTTAGCCGAGCGCATACTGTTTCTTGGCATGCTATGGAGGACAACATGATAGCATGTTTGGATTGGCGGGAGGATGAAACAAATGAGGTCGCGTTATGA
- a CDS encoding M48 family metalloprotease, with amino-acid sequence MIKLNIKKNIHWILLISILTQSSFAVERLSPYSTSELEQLEKEFIQQINQSESVERNPLASQYINHIGKNLAQVGHIKPPDFFIVKSNEINAFAGPGGHIGINSQLILTTTSESELAGVMAHEIAHVRLHHLYSMIEHQKQMRIPMLATVLASAALGVINPTVGMAGMMGALSGFSQDNINFARSKEKEADRIGIDMLIKAGYNPHSMAAFFKKMQENSRYYYTANVPAILRSHPLDGDRIAEADSRTASFAHKKYPDSNDYALVKEIIRTSVIRDPKRLLDYYEHQCTKKTPAYACQYGHALALINTNKYSQASVILAPLLEQHDNLYFQIAMAQAEAGLTQYKSALSRLEEMQKNYPDNYAALMAYADGLLAANQNEKAMTILLKGSRKYKQDLPLCRQLAQAQAQAHKKGYAYFTQAQCLLLEGQKRAAVAQLKVARSLAKNDPYLLARISAKIDEIVN; translated from the coding sequence ATGATTAAATTGAACATTAAGAAAAACATCCACTGGATTTTATTAATCAGTATTTTAACCCAGTCTTCTTTCGCTGTTGAAAGATTATCACCTTATTCAACAAGCGAATTAGAACAATTAGAAAAAGAGTTTATCCAACAAATTAATCAATCAGAAAGTGTGGAACGAAATCCCTTAGCATCCCAATATATTAATCACATTGGAAAAAATCTTGCTCAAGTGGGACATATTAAACCACCTGATTTCTTTATTGTGAAATCAAATGAAATCAATGCCTTTGCAGGCCCAGGTGGACATATTGGCATTAATTCCCAATTAATTTTAACCACTACCAGTGAAAGCGAACTTGCTGGGGTCATGGCACATGAAATTGCGCATGTGCGTTTGCATCATCTCTACAGCATGATAGAACATCAAAAACAAATGCGTATTCCTATGCTTGCCACTGTACTGGCCTCTGCTGCATTAGGCGTAATCAATCCCACTGTAGGAATGGCGGGAATGATGGGAGCCCTATCAGGATTTTCACAAGATAATATCAACTTTGCTCGATCCAAAGAAAAAGAAGCCGATAGAATTGGGATCGATATGCTGATTAAGGCTGGATATAATCCCCATAGCATGGCTGCTTTTTTTAAAAAAATGCAGGAAAACTCACGTTATTATTATACTGCAAATGTACCCGCTATTCTGCGCTCTCATCCTTTAGATGGAGACAGAATCGCAGAAGCAGATAGTCGCACTGCATCATTTGCCCACAAAAAGTATCCGGACTCTAATGATTATGCCTTAGTCAAAGAGATAATTCGCACCTCTGTCATACGCGATCCTAAACGTTTACTTGATTATTACGAACATCAATGTACCAAAAAAACCCCTGCTTATGCCTGTCAATATGGGCATGCACTTGCACTAATCAATACCAACAAATACAGCCAAGCCTCTGTAATTCTGGCTCCCTTATTAGAACAACACGACAATCTCTATTTTCAAATTGCTATGGCACAAGCTGAAGCAGGTTTAACACAATATAAATCAGCACTTTCTCGATTAGAGGAAATGCAAAAGAATTATCCAGACAATTATGCTGCACTTATGGCTTATGCTGACGGTTTACTGGCTGCGAATCAAAATGAAAAAGCAATGACTATCTTGCTTAAAGGAAGTAGGAAATACAAACAGGATCTGCCTCTTTGTCGTCAGTTAGCTCAAGCACAAGCTCAAGCCCATAAAAAGGGATATGCTTATTTTACTCAAGCCCAATGTTTGCTTCTTGAAGGACAAAAAAGAGCCGCGGTAGCTCAACTAAAAGTTGCTCGTAGTCTTGCCAAAAATGATCCTTATTTATTAGCACGAATCTCAGCTAAAATTGATGAAATTGTGAATTAA
- a CDS encoding YajQ family cyclic di-GMP-binding protein: protein MPSFDIVSEINKVELRHAVDNAVREMSTRFDFRGVEASIELNDLIVTLRAESDFQVRQLEDLFRNHCSKRNVDASGTDIEDKPVHSGKFFSLNMTFKQGIDQPTAKEIVKCIKDSKAKVQTSIQGDKVRVTGKKRDDLQETIALLKKSEIKLPLQYENFRD from the coding sequence ATGCCTTCTTTTGATATAGTCTCTGAAATCAATAAAGTTGAATTACGTCATGCTGTTGATAATGCGGTACGGGAGATGAGCACCCGCTTTGATTTTCGTGGAGTAGAAGCAAGTATTGAGCTCAACGATCTTATCGTTACTTTACGTGCAGAATCAGATTTTCAGGTCAGACAATTAGAAGATTTATTCCGTAATCACTGTAGCAAAAGAAATGTTGATGCTTCGGGTACTGATATAGAAGATAAACCTGTACACAGTGGCAAGTTTTTTTCTTTAAATATGACTTTTAAACAAGGTATCGATCAACCTACTGCTAAAGAAATTGTGAAATGTATTAAAGACTCCAAGGCCAAAGTACAGACATCTATTCAAGGAGATAAAGTACGGGTGACTGGGAAAAAACGTGATGATTTGCAAGAAACTATTGCGCTTTTAAAAAAATCCGAGATCAAGCTGCCGCTGCAATATGAAAATTTTCGAGATTAA